A single genomic interval of Syntrophobotulus glycolicus DSM 8271 harbors:
- a CDS encoding potassium channel family protein, with translation MGKDKQFVVIGIGRFGRSVATTLYNSGYEVMVIDHSEKEIQDIADEVTHAVQLDARDEDTLKKLGIRNFDIAIVAIGDDIQSNILVSVMLKELGVPTVISKAKDALHGRVLEKVGVDRVIYPERDMGIKLAHSLTSTNDFLDFIEISPEYSIFELFAPKEFINKTLGRLNLRARYGISVIAIKSQEEIIAGPGADSVIRQGDILIMIGSNKDIRSLPK, from the coding sequence ATGGGTAAAGATAAACAATTTGTCGTCATCGGTATTGGGCGTTTCGGCCGGAGTGTCGCCACCACTCTATACAATTCCGGATATGAAGTGATGGTCATTGATCATTCCGAAAAAGAAATTCAAGATATTGCCGACGAGGTCACTCATGCGGTTCAACTTGATGCCCGTGATGAAGATACGTTAAAAAAACTCGGCATTCGCAACTTTGATATTGCTATTGTTGCGATCGGAGATGATATCCAATCAAATATTTTGGTTTCCGTAATGCTTAAAGAATTGGGTGTTCCCACTGTAATTTCCAAAGCCAAAGATGCCTTGCACGGCAGAGTTTTAGAAAAAGTCGGTGTGGACCGGGTGATTTACCCGGAAAGAGACATGGGGATTAAGCTGGCGCACAGCTTGACTTCAACGAATGATTTCCTGGATTTTATCGAAATATCCCCGGAGTACAGTATCTTCGAGCTGTTTGCTCCCAAAGAATTTATTAACAAAACTTTAGGCAGGCTCAATTTAAGAGCCAGGTATGGAATAAGCGTTATTGCCATAAAAAGCCAGGAGGAAATTATTGCCGGACCGGGAGCTGACTCCGTCATCCGCCAGGGAGACATTCTGATCATGATTGGTTCCAATAAAGATATCAGGAGTTTACCAAAATAA
- the thyX gene encoding FAD-dependent thymidylate synthase — MKIVPASFEILDNINGEEMLKQIELIGRVCYKSEDRITADSSKSFVSRILKSGHESVIEHAKVSVRIICDRGITHEIVRHRIASYSQESTRYCNYAQNKFGNELAFIRPVFWKEDESKYHIWVETMKQIEINYNTLIEMGAKPEEARSILPNSLKTEIVMTMNLREWRHFFKLRASTRAHPQLREISIPLLNQFKGIFPVIFDDL, encoded by the coding sequence ATGAAAATAGTGCCTGCTTCATTTGAAATTCTTGACAATATTAACGGAGAGGAAATGTTAAAACAAATCGAGCTTATCGGAAGAGTATGCTATAAGAGTGAAGATAGAATTACGGCCGATTCTTCGAAAAGCTTTGTTTCGAGAATATTAAAAAGTGGGCATGAATCTGTGATTGAGCATGCGAAGGTTTCGGTCAGAATCATTTGTGACCGAGGGATTACTCATGAAATCGTTCGTCACCGAATTGCCAGCTACAGTCAGGAAAGTACCCGCTACTGCAATTATGCTCAAAATAAGTTTGGAAACGAGCTGGCATTTATCAGGCCTGTGTTCTGGAAGGAAGATGAATCGAAATACCATATTTGGGTAGAGACCATGAAGCAGATAGAAATCAATTACAATACATTAATAGAAATGGGGGCTAAGCCGGAAGAGGCTAGAAGTATTCTGCCCAACAGCCTGAAGACGGAAATCGTCATGACCATGAATCTGCGCGAGTGGAGACATTTCTTCAAGCTTAGAGCTTCCACCAGGGCCCATCCCCAGCTGAGGGAAATCTCTATTCCCTTGTTGAATCAATTTAAGGGAATTTTTCCCGTAATATTTGACGACCTATAG
- a CDS encoding VanW domain-containing protein, which translates to MGKKILALTIVIVCACFFLETPAFSGADNTGTTTVLPPNIKIDRFSGETRYETAKIISGYYNNGKVDHVILATGKDFPDALSASVLAHEKGAPILLVDSSVDRSTDAFNYVIEHLDSSGTVYLVGGTAVIGIDFESKLHDLGFKDIVRIAGADRYDTSYQIAGLLNGGIDSTVVISSGEQYPDALSVSSFAANKGWPILLSAHDALPREIKNFLLERTPSQVYLTGGSGAISDHVQAEISILLPHAAVKRLTGQSRFDTNIILAESFAPHPSTVYLATGYDFADALAGSVPAAENGDPVIFLDPSLPTLPKSAAAYFARLNASHLSPNLVVFGGDKVAKEETVQLCKELISGTATENKIYSIPDLTATVTQNKSYSLPKNVQARLYNSTAVELPVRWDPSIVDTGKLGSSSYYGSVEGYPENVKLTLTIKEPLPIAQYSTRFDPSLINRTENIRLAAKALDEIIIAPGKIFSFNNTVGQRTSQAGYKEALIIEGNSYIPGLGGGICQVSSTLYNAVNLAQLDILERHHHSLPVSYVPPGQDATVSFPDLDFKFRNSKPFPLLIRSLVKENTLTLRIYEN; encoded by the coding sequence ATGGGCAAAAAGATCCTTGCATTAACGATTGTGATCGTCTGCGCCTGCTTTTTTTTAGAAACACCGGCCTTCTCAGGAGCCGACAACACCGGTACAACCACTGTCTTACCCCCGAATATAAAGATAGACAGGTTCTCCGGAGAGACAAGATATGAAACAGCCAAAATCATTTCCGGGTATTATAACAACGGAAAGGTTGATCATGTCATTCTTGCAACGGGGAAGGATTTTCCGGATGCTTTGTCTGCCAGTGTCCTGGCCCATGAGAAAGGTGCTCCTATTTTATTAGTGGACTCTTCTGTTGACCGCTCAACAGATGCCTTCAATTATGTCATCGAACATCTTGATTCAAGCGGGACTGTTTATCTCGTCGGGGGGACTGCCGTCATCGGCATAGATTTTGAGAGTAAACTCCATGACCTGGGATTTAAAGATATTGTGAGAATTGCCGGTGCAGACAGATACGACACATCTTATCAGATCGCCGGTCTACTGAACGGCGGAATTGATTCCACAGTCGTCATCTCCTCAGGAGAGCAGTACCCCGATGCCTTAAGCGTTTCCAGTTTCGCCGCCAATAAGGGCTGGCCGATCCTGTTATCTGCCCACGATGCGCTTCCCCGGGAAATAAAAAACTTTTTACTGGAAAGGACTCCGTCCCAAGTCTATCTGACCGGTGGGTCAGGGGCAATCTCAGACCATGTGCAAGCAGAAATCAGTATTCTATTGCCCCATGCCGCAGTCAAGCGACTAACCGGCCAGTCCCGTTTTGATACGAATATTATCCTGGCAGAAAGCTTTGCTCCCCATCCTTCAACTGTATATCTGGCTACAGGGTATGACTTTGCCGATGCTTTGGCCGGCAGTGTTCCGGCCGCTGAGAACGGCGACCCTGTTATCTTTCTGGACCCTTCCCTCCCCACCTTGCCAAAGTCAGCGGCCGCTTACTTTGCCAGGCTCAACGCCAGTCACTTGTCCCCTAACCTCGTTGTTTTCGGGGGGGACAAAGTTGCCAAAGAGGAAACTGTTCAACTCTGCAAGGAATTAATTTCCGGAACAGCGACAGAAAACAAAATTTATTCTATCCCTGATCTCACCGCCACGGTTACGCAGAACAAAAGTTATTCTTTGCCCAAAAATGTTCAAGCCCGGTTGTATAATAGTACTGCTGTTGAACTGCCCGTCCGGTGGGATCCTAGTATTGTCGATACGGGAAAATTAGGATCAAGCAGTTATTATGGATCTGTGGAAGGATATCCTGAAAACGTTAAGCTGACCTTAACCATTAAAGAACCGTTGCCGATTGCCCAATACTCGACCCGCTTTGACCCTTCTTTGATTAATCGCACGGAAAATATCCGCCTCGCTGCCAAAGCACTCGATGAAATCATCATTGCTCCCGGGAAAATCTTTTCCTTCAATAACACCGTCGGTCAGCGAACCAGTCAGGCCGGATATAAAGAAGCCCTGATCATCGAAGGAAATTCTTACATCCCGGGCCTGGGCGGGGGCATATGCCAGGTTTCTTCCACTTTATACAACGCAGTGAATCTCGCTCAATTGGACATACTGGAAAGACATCATCATTCCCTGCCCGTAAGCTATGTCCCCCCGGGTCAGGATGCCACGGTCAGCTTTCCTGATCTTGATTTTAAATTCAGAAACAGCAAGCCCTTTCCTCTTCTCATCCGCAGTCTGGTTAAAGAGAATACCTTGACCTTGCGGATTTATGAAAATTAG
- a CDS encoding glycine betaine ABC transporter substrate-binding protein: protein MRRHNGWKRLILTGMIAVLMISLMAGCSTDQSNKPAEGKGTVNIGYVNWAECIAASNLWKVILEDQNYTVNLTQLDVAPLFVGLNKGDIDVFMDAWLPITHQTYWNEYKDTLEDYGIWYQEPAKIGIVVPKYVTLDSIAQLKENGDKFEKKIIGIDAGAGIMKAAAAANKKYALGFDVVQGSEPAMMAALDNAYAKNEWIAVTGWSPHWMFAKYSLKYLDDPEKEFGEAEEIHIVANNQFSGKQPDVAAMLKKFKMTDAQIGTLEDFINNGMQPSEAAKKWIAENKDTVDEWIKE, encoded by the coding sequence ATGAGAAGGCACAATGGATGGAAGAGGCTGATCCTGACAGGAATGATTGCCGTGCTGATGATTAGCCTGATGGCAGGGTGTTCAACAGATCAGAGCAATAAGCCCGCGGAGGGGAAAGGCACAGTTAATATCGGTTATGTGAATTGGGCAGAATGCATAGCAGCAAGTAATCTCTGGAAAGTAATTTTAGAAGACCAAAATTATACGGTTAACCTCACACAGCTTGATGTCGCCCCGCTCTTTGTGGGACTGAACAAAGGGGATATCGATGTATTTATGGATGCCTGGCTGCCGATTACACACCAAACTTATTGGAACGAATACAAAGATACGCTTGAGGATTATGGGATATGGTATCAGGAACCAGCCAAAATAGGTATTGTTGTCCCGAAATATGTAACCCTTGATTCCATTGCCCAGCTTAAAGAGAATGGGGATAAATTCGAGAAAAAGATCATCGGTATTGATGCAGGAGCGGGTATTATGAAGGCAGCTGCGGCGGCAAATAAAAAATATGCTCTCGGTTTTGATGTCGTACAGGGAAGCGAACCCGCCATGATGGCCGCTCTGGACAACGCCTACGCAAAAAATGAATGGATCGCTGTTACCGGGTGGAGTCCGCACTGGATGTTCGCAAAATATAGTCTGAAATATTTGGACGATCCGGAAAAAGAATTCGGAGAAGCCGAAGAAATCCATATTGTTGCCAATAATCAATTTAGCGGTAAGCAACCGGATGTTGCGGCCATGTTGAAGAAGTTTAAGATGACAGATGCCCAGATCGGCACCCTGGAGGATTTTATTAATAATGGAATGCAGCCGTCTGAAGCGGCAAAGAAATGGATAGCAGAAAATAAAGATACCGTTGATGAATGGATAAAGGAATAA
- a CDS encoding quaternary amine ABC transporter ATP-binding protein — MAENDKIVVKNLIKIFQNYPQKVLNLIEKGKSKEQILEETGQTVGINNVSFTVKHGEIFVVMGLSGSGKSTILRCINRLIKPSFGEIFIDDIDITKLKHKELRRFRQEKIAMVFQQFALLPHRTVLQNTVYGLEIKGIAKKDREAKALAVLNMVGLKGWENKYPSQLSGGMKQRVGLARALTNNTDILLMDEAFSALDPLIREEMQDELLSLQQKMNKTIVFITHDLNEALKLGDRIAFLKDGELIQVGTPEEIITNPGDDYVEKFVRGVDRSKLLTAVDVMNKPHPLVTRRDGPSVVLRIMKEYGISSVFVVDREKRLQGIITAEEAITAKNSGISSLNEYELVQGLVVEEDTPIQEIMDLLVDSKLPIAVIDKENKMQGIIIRGSVLAALSSKGGGAND; from the coding sequence ATGGCGGAAAACGATAAGATTGTTGTGAAAAACTTGATTAAAATATTTCAGAACTATCCCCAGAAGGTTTTGAATCTCATTGAAAAAGGAAAGAGTAAAGAACAGATTCTTGAAGAAACCGGACAGACAGTAGGAATCAACAATGTCAGCTTTACCGTTAAACATGGTGAGATCTTTGTAGTCATGGGTCTTTCGGGGAGTGGCAAATCGACCATCTTACGATGTATCAACAGGTTGATTAAGCCTAGCTTTGGAGAAATATTTATTGATGACATAGATATTACAAAGCTTAAACACAAGGAACTTCGAAGATTTCGGCAGGAAAAGATCGCAATGGTCTTTCAACAGTTTGCCTTACTGCCGCACCGGACAGTTTTGCAAAATACGGTTTATGGTCTGGAGATCAAAGGGATTGCGAAAAAGGACCGTGAAGCGAAAGCCCTTGCGGTTCTGAATATGGTTGGATTAAAAGGCTGGGAAAATAAATACCCTTCGCAATTGAGCGGGGGGATGAAACAGCGTGTCGGCTTAGCCAGAGCCCTGACAAATAATACGGATATTTTATTGATGGATGAGGCTTTTAGTGCTCTGGATCCTTTGATCCGAGAAGAAATGCAGGATGAGCTGTTAAGCCTTCAGCAGAAAATGAATAAAACGATTGTCTTTATTACGCATGACTTGAATGAGGCGCTTAAATTAGGAGACAGGATAGCCTTTTTAAAAGACGGGGAATTGATCCAGGTAGGCACGCCTGAGGAAATCATTACAAATCCCGGTGATGATTATGTTGAAAAATTTGTGAGGGGAGTTGACCGGAGCAAGCTTCTTACAGCTGTGGATGTCATGAACAAACCGCATCCATTAGTCACAAGGCGGGACGGGCCGAGCGTTGTGTTGAGGATCATGAAAGAATATGGGATATCCAGTGTATTTGTGGTGGACAGAGAAAAACGTCTTCAGGGGATTATTACTGCCGAAGAAGCGATTACGGCTAAAAATTCCGGAATATCCAGTTTGAATGAATATGAACTGGTTCAGGGCTTAGTTGTTGAAGAAGATACCCCGATTCAAGAGATTATGGATTTACTTGTAGACAGCAAACTGCCGATAGCTGTAATTGATAAGGAAAACAAGATGCAGGGAATTATTATCAGAGGATCTGTTCTTGCCGCGCTCTCTTCGAAAGGAGGCGGGGCGAATGACTAA
- a CDS encoding ABC transporter permease, producing the protein MTKIPIAELVDQGVKDLQYHYGEILDTFAKEINSWIKTLGQLLLLIPWWALIVVFALVAWRAKGWKLAAGTAAGLGLIYNLNLWPAFLDTLILVMISALVSMAVGIPLGILAAKNDKFNWLISPVLDFMQTMPAYVYLIPALLFFGIGKVPAVFATVVFSMPPAIRLTNLGIRQVPVELVEVGEAFGSKPGQLLLKIQLPVALPTIMAGINQTMMLSLSMVVISSMIGAGGLGGGVLEAISQLKIGMGFEYGVAVVIMAIILDRISQGIGRSLRTEDNK; encoded by the coding sequence ATGACTAAGATCCCGATAGCTGAGCTGGTTGATCAGGGAGTAAAAGACTTACAATATCATTACGGCGAGATTTTGGACACTTTTGCCAAAGAAATCAACAGCTGGATCAAAACCCTCGGCCAGTTATTGCTGCTCATTCCATGGTGGGCGCTTATTGTGGTATTCGCTCTAGTGGCTTGGCGGGCAAAGGGGTGGAAGCTTGCAGCCGGAACGGCAGCCGGTTTGGGCCTGATTTATAATCTGAATTTATGGCCGGCTTTTCTGGATACACTTATCCTCGTGATGATTTCGGCGCTTGTATCGATGGCGGTCGGGATACCATTAGGTATACTGGCGGCGAAAAACGACAAGTTCAATTGGCTGATTTCCCCGGTCTTGGATTTTATGCAGACGATGCCTGCTTATGTCTACCTTATTCCGGCCCTCCTGTTTTTTGGCATAGGAAAGGTTCCGGCCGTGTTTGCTACGGTAGTATTTTCCATGCCTCCGGCAATAAGGCTGACCAATTTAGGTATTCGGCAGGTGCCGGTGGAATTGGTGGAGGTCGGAGAGGCTTTCGGTTCAAAACCCGGGCAGCTCCTTTTGAAGATTCAATTGCCTGTAGCTTTGCCGACAATTATGGCAGGGATTAATCAAACGATGATGCTTTCACTGTCAATGGTGGTCATATCGTCCATGATTGGAGCGGGAGGGCTTGGCGGGGGAGTATTGGAGGCTATTTCACAGCTGAAAATCGGAATGGGATTTGAATATGGCGTTGCCGTTGTGATTATGGCCATTATTTTAGATCGAATTTCTCAGGGAATCGGACGTTCTTTAAGAACGGAAGACAATAAATAA
- a CDS encoding TrkH family potassium uptake protein, with protein sequence MSEIFKITDRSAATPKKQGRSPAQILALGFLSVILIGTFLLTLPVSTADHLGLTFLDALFTSTSAVCVTGLAVVDTSAVFSVFGQIVLMVLMQIGGLGFMTIASFFAILLGRKINLKERMILQEAYNQSSLEGIVKLAKYVFLFAFILEGIAVIILFLRWSSYMSFGKALYFSLFHAISAFNNAGFDLLGNSLMDFHHDIVINLTIMTLIIIGGLGFAVISEIYSKRFRKISLHSWLVLRTTGILILAGAIIFFLLEFNNTNTLGNLSIQDKLLSSLFQSVTPRSAGFSTVDISSLGDTAKLLLIVLMFIGTSPGSTGGGIKTTTFVAILISIFCTLKNKRQITIRGRALAKETTEKAVALAALAIMWIILVTGLLTLTERSDFLPLLFETVSAFSTVGLSLGITANLSDIGKLLLILTMFIGRVGFLTLAFAIGKRRVAGNQAKYPETKIMVG encoded by the coding sequence ATGAGTGAGATATTTAAAATCACTGACAGATCAGCAGCAACGCCAAAAAAACAAGGCAGATCTCCCGCGCAAATCCTAGCCTTGGGTTTCCTGTCCGTTATTCTGATCGGGACTTTTTTACTTACTTTACCTGTATCTACCGCAGATCATCTGGGGCTGACTTTTCTTGATGCGTTATTTACTTCAACATCTGCCGTCTGTGTCACCGGTTTGGCTGTTGTGGACACAAGCGCTGTTTTTTCCGTTTTTGGCCAAATCGTCCTGATGGTTTTGATGCAGATCGGCGGTCTGGGCTTTATGACAATCGCCTCTTTTTTTGCTATTCTCCTGGGCAGAAAAATTAATCTCAAAGAAAGAATGATCCTTCAAGAAGCTTACAACCAGTCTTCCTTGGAAGGCATTGTCAAGCTGGCCAAATATGTTTTTTTGTTTGCCTTTATCCTTGAAGGGATAGCGGTCATCATTCTTTTTCTCAGATGGTCCTCCTACATGAGCTTTGGGAAGGCCCTCTATTTTTCCCTCTTTCATGCGATCTCAGCGTTTAATAATGCCGGATTCGATTTATTGGGAAATAGTTTGATGGATTTTCATCACGACATCGTGATCAATCTCACCATAATGACTCTGATTATTATCGGCGGTCTTGGTTTTGCCGTCATCTCTGAAATCTATTCCAAGCGTTTTCGGAAGATCAGTCTGCATTCCTGGCTTGTCTTAAGAACAACAGGAATCCTGATCTTAGCAGGTGCGATTATCTTTTTTCTCCTGGAATTCAATAACACGAACACTCTTGGAAATCTCAGTATTCAAGACAAGCTTTTATCTTCTCTCTTTCAGTCGGTTACACCGAGATCGGCAGGCTTCAGTACGGTAGACATCTCTTCTCTGGGGGATACGGCTAAACTCCTCTTAATTGTCCTGATGTTTATTGGGACCTCGCCCGGCTCAACCGGCGGAGGTATTAAAACAACGACTTTTGTCGCAATTCTCATTTCTATTTTTTGTACACTAAAAAACAAACGCCAAATCACGATCCGCGGCCGGGCCCTGGCCAAAGAGACGACTGAAAAAGCTGTTGCCCTCGCCGCTTTAGCCATAATGTGGATCATTCTGGTCACCGGCTTGCTGACTTTGACAGAAAGGTCGGATTTTCTGCCCTTGCTTTTTGAGACGGTCTCAGCCTTCAGTACGGTTGGTCTTTCTTTGGGCATTACCGCGAACCTCTCGGATATAGGAAAGTTATTATTGATTCTTACTATGTTTATCGGAAGAGTAGGCTTCCTGACCCTGGCTTTTGCCATCGGGAAAAGACGGGTGGCAGGAAATCAGGCAAAATATCCGGAAACGAAAATTATGGTTGGATAG
- a CDS encoding C40 family peptidase, with the protein MKRRFTLFFVAFAFLILCLTPIAQASDNMLKMGSTGSSVVELQIKLSSLGYSAGTADGIFGPKTQAAVKTFQSSTSLTPDGIVGPLTQNALNSAYAKVRTTEANDIVSTAQKYYGYPYQWGGTSPTTGFDCSGFTKYVFAQNGITLPRISRDQYTVGTSVSFSNLLPGDLVFFSCSKSGIVDHVGIYIGNNQFINASSSKGVTAYTFGTYWKSVYLGAKRVV; encoded by the coding sequence ATGAAGAGACGTTTCACTTTATTCTTTGTTGCCTTTGCTTTCTTGATTCTTTGCCTGACCCCGATTGCCCAAGCATCAGACAATATGCTTAAGATGGGTTCTACCGGTTCGAGTGTCGTCGAATTACAAATCAAACTAAGTTCTCTGGGCTATTCCGCCGGGACTGCGGATGGCATCTTTGGCCCCAAAACTCAGGCCGCTGTGAAAACCTTTCAGTCATCAACGTCCCTGACTCCGGACGGTATTGTCGGCCCGCTCACCCAAAATGCCCTGAATAGCGCCTATGCAAAAGTCCGCACGACCGAAGCTAATGACATTGTATCCACTGCCCAAAAGTATTATGGCTATCCTTATCAATGGGGAGGTACTTCCCCGACGACCGGATTTGACTGTTCAGGTTTTACAAAGTATGTTTTTGCCCAAAACGGCATTACCTTACCGCGAATTTCCCGTGATCAGTATACGGTTGGGACTTCTGTCAGCTTTTCTAACCTGCTTCCGGGCGACCTGGTCTTCTTTTCTTGCAGCAAAAGCGGCATTGTTGACCATGTCGGAATCTATATCGGCAATAACCAGTTCATTAACGCCTCCAGCTCGAAGGGAGTAACGGCTTATACGTTCGGGACCTACTGGAAATCTGTATATCTTGGAGCAAAAAGGGTTGTTTAG
- a CDS encoding RNA-binding protein, producing MNKNELIKRFVQNQEEKNMLARVLDKLEAAESKNILENTKFLNEREQDLAERMLPECAQFRYLFHGGYESASRKVLVFFPDYMNPEQAFQGEENCLACIRAEYPADNELSHRDFLGSLLGCGIKREAIGDILVGEGSADIVVLKEILPYLLVNFEMVARVKVHVGEITAAELQVPEAKFRLIKDTVASLRLDNIASAGFAVSREKASAGIKGGKVALNSLECTKADKLVSEGEVISWRGMGKIKLQQIGNQTKKGRTAIVVLRYL from the coding sequence ATGAATAAAAATGAACTGATCAAAAGATTTGTCCAGAATCAGGAAGAGAAGAATATGCTGGCCAGAGTCCTGGATAAGCTGGAAGCGGCTGAAAGCAAAAATATCTTAGAAAATACCAAGTTTTTAAATGAGCGCGAGCAGGACCTTGCAGAGAGAATGCTCCCTGAATGTGCGCAATTCAGATATTTGTTCCATGGCGGCTATGAAAGTGCCTCGCGAAAGGTTCTGGTTTTCTTCCCCGATTACATGAATCCGGAACAGGCCTTTCAGGGAGAAGAAAACTGTCTGGCCTGTATCCGGGCAGAATATCCGGCGGACAACGAACTTTCTCACCGGGACTTTCTGGGAAGCCTGCTGGGCTGCGGAATCAAAAGAGAAGCAATCGGCGATATTTTAGTAGGAGAAGGGAGCGCGGATATCGTCGTCCTCAAGGAGATCCTGCCTTATTTACTGGTGAATTTTGAAATGGTCGCCAGAGTAAAAGTTCATGTGGGAGAGATTACGGCGGCAGAGCTTCAAGTCCCCGAAGCAAAGTTCAGGTTGATCAAGGATACGGTCGCTTCCCTGCGCTTGGACAATATCGCGTCGGCAGGCTTTGCGGTCAGCCGGGAAAAGGCAAGTGCAGGCATTAAAGGGGGTAAGGTAGCATTGAACTCTTTGGAATGCACAAAGGCCGATAAGCTCGTTTCGGAAGGAGAGGTCATTTCCTGGCGGGGGATGGGGAAAATAAAGCTCCAACAAATCGGAAACCAGACAAAAAAAGGACGAACAGCAATTGTCGTCCTCAGATATCTTTAA
- a CDS encoding ClC family H(+)/Cl(-) exchange transporter, with product MIQKIGIFALFKQDFRLKLFWEGTIIGIFVGILIVGFRLALEKAEIFREQIYIFLKTQGAYGLLLLFSMLILIGLFLSYIVDKVPLVGGSGIPQVKGVIQREFKVNHPVLLIAGKFSGGILGIGAGLSLGREGPSIQLGAAMGQLISRNLGRLKIEEKYLITCGASAGLAAAFNAPLAGVVFALEEVHKNFSPSILISVMAASISADVVTQNFFGQHPVFDFQDIQIFPLNYLVCLIGLGIICGLCGALFNLSLIKSMELYKMTKIPQKIYPVIPLLAAGVIGLFLPEVLGGGNNLVQTLSQSDIPMNTIMLLLTVKFIFTMLSYGSGVPGGIFLPLLVLGALTGNIYGHYVINIMHGNMVYLDNFTVYAMAAYFTAIVKAPVTGSILITEMTGSFHHLLPLILVSMTAYIAADLLKSKPVYDLLYHRMIAREKRSEIKKEPSGKDVHEFVVCLGSPLDGKKIKEISWPEDCLLISIKRGELDIIPSGNTRIKAGDYFYVLVEEGGIIKYEKLLKLSGGEV from the coding sequence ATGATACAAAAGATCGGCATATTTGCCCTTTTTAAACAGGATTTCCGTCTGAAATTGTTTTGGGAAGGGACCATAATCGGCATATTTGTAGGAATTCTTATTGTAGGGTTTCGTCTGGCACTGGAAAAAGCAGAGATATTTCGGGAGCAAATATATATTTTTTTAAAAACACAGGGAGCATATGGCCTGTTGCTTTTGTTTTCGATGTTAATTTTGATCGGCTTGTTTTTATCTTATATCGTAGATAAAGTTCCTTTGGTTGGCGGCAGTGGGATCCCGCAAGTCAAGGGAGTGATACAACGAGAGTTTAAGGTTAATCACCCTGTCCTTTTAATCGCGGGTAAATTCTCGGGAGGGATACTCGGCATAGGCGCGGGCTTGTCTCTGGGCAGAGAAGGCCCCTCGATTCAATTGGGAGCTGCCATGGGACAATTGATCAGCAGGAATCTGGGGAGATTAAAAATTGAGGAAAAGTATCTAATTACATGCGGAGCAAGCGCAGGACTCGCGGCGGCGTTTAATGCTCCTTTGGCAGGTGTCGTTTTTGCTCTGGAAGAAGTACACAAGAATTTCTCACCGTCGATATTGATCTCAGTCATGGCGGCTTCCATTAGCGCGGATGTCGTAACCCAAAATTTTTTTGGACAGCATCCGGTATTTGACTTTCAAGATATCCAGATATTCCCGCTGAACTACTTGGTTTGTCTAATTGGACTGGGGATAATCTGTGGTTTATGCGGTGCATTGTTCAACCTCTCTCTGATAAAATCCATGGAATTGTATAAAATGACCAAAATACCTCAAAAGATATATCCCGTGATCCCGTTGCTGGCCGCAGGGGTGATAGGACTGTTTTTGCCCGAGGTATTAGGGGGCGGAAATAATTTAGTCCAAACACTAAGTCAGTCGGATATTCCAATGAACACGATCATGCTTCTTTTGACAGTAAAATTTATTTTCACAATGCTGAGCTACGGATCTGGTGTTCCCGGAGGAATCTTTTTGCCTTTGCTTGTATTAGGAGCGTTAACAGGAAATATCTATGGACATTATGTGATAAATATCATGCATGGAAATATGGTTTATCTCGATAATTTTACGGTTTATGCCATGGCCGCTTATTTCACGGCGATCGTGAAAGCACCGGTAACAGGGAGCATACTGATTACAGAAATGACAGGTTCATTTCACCATTTGCTTCCGTTAATACTTGTTTCTATGACTGCATATATCGCAGCAGATCTTTTAAAATCAAAACCTGTTTATGATCTGCTTTATCATCGAATGATTGCACGGGAGAAGCGATCAGAAATAAAAAAAGAGCCGTCCGGCAAGGACGTTCATGAATTTGTAGTATGTCTTGGCTCGCCTCTTGATGGAAAAAAAATAAAAGAGATATCCTGGCCGGAAGACTGTTTGCTGATCAGTATTAAGCGAGGGGAGCTTGATATCATTCCAAGCGGCAATACGAGAATCAAGGCCGGCGACTATTTTTATGTGTTGGTCGAGGAGGGAGGGATAATAAAATACGAAAAGTTGTTAAAACTGAGCGGAGGAGAAGTGTGA